The Arachis ipaensis cultivar K30076 chromosome B03, Araip1.1, whole genome shotgun sequence region GGTTATATAGTTCTGTCTTAAGGTTTATGCCATTTTGCATTTCTTAAAATATGATTACTGGCAAAACTatgtaattttatctttcaaattttatgaatattttttcttatttgaGTGCTAAAAGCTAGTTCTTCTGTAAATAAAAATTGTTCAGACATTGAAATCGACACAAGCAATGGGTGAGGCAATGAAAGGTGTCACAAAAGCCATGGGGCAGATGAATAGGCAGATGAACTTGCCAAACTTGCAGAAAATCATGATGGAATTTGAGAGACAGAATGAGAAGATGGAATTGACATCCGAGGTGATGGCAGATGCAATAGATGACGCCTTGGAaggggatgaagaagaagaagaaacagaagaGCTAGTAAATCAGGTTCTAGATGAGATTGGAATCGACATGAACCAAGAGGTACcgtagtttagtttagtttgtttCCCAGTCAACGTACCTAACTGGCCAAATTCATGCATAATGAGTTTTGTTTTGATTTGCAGCTTGTGAATGCACCTTCATCGGCTGTTGCTGCCCCAGCTACACAGAGTAAGGTACCACAAGCTGAAGCTGCGGTAAATGATGATAGCGGAATAGATAGTGATTTGCAGGCAAGGTTGGACAATTTAAGGAAAATGTAGTCTGCACTCTCATACAGGGACTCCAGTTTTTCCCATGAAAAGTGAAGCTCATATGGACCATGTAGTATGATCGGTAAGTTGTACCAGGGTTGGATGATTGATTTTACTTATGATTGTAAAAAGAATGATTGATTTTTCTAACACAACTCCTTTTCGCTTTTGATATGTTAAAAAGTTGAATCTTTTGAACAATTTGCGTGAAGTGTATAAAATAGtaaataaattagaaataaaagaTTTGTAATTTATCTTTGTGGCTTGTGGGTGAATGATTGGGTGGTGCTTACCTGTTTTTCAATAACTTCGATGAAAtgttaaaaatttatatattgaCCCGAAACACACAATTTTAAGGTTATATATGAAAGCACCATCTGTTGATGTCAAAATAGCAAATATTGTctggattttttttataaataaataatttaatattttatttacgaATATAGGTAATTTGTAGCATATTTatcattttctattttctttacgtattttgtttacactgtaaacgaattaaatttttatatatctcATTTACGctgtaaacaagatatataaaaatttaaaaaatacatatatctcgttCTTGTTTACCATGTCTGTATACGagatatatgtattatttaaaaaaattatgattaaaataatatttattttatattattgtaatcgtaatttttttataataatacacatatctcgtttatagtTTAAATGAGATAATTAtgaatgtatctcgtttacattgtaaacgagatatgtattttttttttaaaatNNNNNNNNNNNNNNNNNNNNNNNNNNNNNNNNNNNNNNNNNNNNNNNNNNNNNNNNNNNNNNNNNNNNNNNNNNNNNNNNNNNNNNNNNNNNNNNNNNNNNNNNNNNNNNNNNNNNNNNNNNNNNNNNNNNNNNNNNNNNNNNNNNNNNNNNNNNNNNNNNNNNNNNNNNNNNNNNNNNNNNNNNNNNNNNNNNNNNNNNNNNNNNNNNNNNNNNNNNNNNNNNNNNNNNNNNNNNNNNNNNNNNNNNNNNNNNNNNNNNNNNNNNNNNNNNNNNNNNNNNNNNNNNNNNNNNNNNNNNNNNNNNNNNNNNNNNNNNNNNNNNNNNNNNNNNNNNNNNNNNNNNNNNNNNNNNNNNNNNNNNNNNNNNNNNNNNNNNNNNNNNNNNNNNNNNNNNNNNTGaacaaaaaatttatataaaaaaaatataatttattactatttaaattaaattagattaaTTTATAagcaaaatttatatataatataatttaaattaaacaaaataaaatataggagtaaatttaatttaaataagtaCCGTTGTCGTACACGAGACTTAGACCTAGTTCCTAGAAAATATAGCTGCAACTAGTTTTTCGAGAAAAAGTTATTAATAACTACTTTTTCATTTATAAGTGGTTTTTATCCTacattataatatattttttatatttaaacttTTCATATTTAAACAGCTGATTTTTTTTAAAACGGTTAANNNNNNNNNNNNNNNNNNNNNNNNNNNNNNNNNNNNNNNNNNNNNNNNNNNNNNNNNNNNNNNNNNNNNNNNNNNNNNNNNNNNNNNNNNNNNNNNNNNNNNNNNNNNNNNNNNNNNNNNNNNNNNNNNNNNNNNNNNNNNNNNNNNNNNNNNNNNNNNNNNNNNNNNNNNNNNNNNNNNNNNNNNNNNNNNNNNNNNNNNNNNNNNNNNNNNNNNNNNNNNNNNNNNNNNNNNNNNNNNNNNNNNNNNNNNNNNNNNNNNNNNNNNNNNNNNNNNNNNNNNNNNNcaaatttaaattatatatattttaaattttgtttattgTATGGCCATTTATCATATTGAAAAtgtcaaaagaaaataaaagatttaTAAATTTGTAAGAGTGACAAGGAGAAATTAACCGTTTAATTTTACAACTTAAAAAATAGAAGGCACATGAGAGTGGAATAAGAGAAATGGTTATTAATGACTTTTCTAAGAATTAGGTATCGTGAATTGCAACAGTGCCAATTTActactaattttttaattaaatttaatattatatccaAATTTTActtgtaaatttttttaatttgatctaAATAGTAATAAATTgtatcatttttattttgtaaattgaTCTAAATGATACCATAAATTAATTAgtctattaaaaattaaattttaatttgattaatgTATTTTAAacattataattttagaaattagttttttctaatATTCTTGATTATAATGAGTAGTCTAACAATCAGgagttttatttttaatatgtaagAACCGGAATaatcgttttaataaaataataataatatttgtccAGAATAGGTTCGaaaatatagaaatgatattttgaaaataaaaaagtgaaatttgaattcaataaatttttctgagtggaaaaatgtatcttttacggaaatttttgtaaaaatgcgtaccggcACTTAGACCGGCAGTAACGGCTCTAGTCTGACCGGAATCGCATGtggagaaaaataagattttgaaaattgaatttattgttttgaaaggacaaaaataatttagaatcgaaaatcGGGCGccaatcttaaaggttttggcccaaagtgggccaaacagactaaaaatactaacaagttggaccgggcccaaaccgGGACCAAGGCCTAACGTATATATGCTCTATTAATGAGCATTCAGCTCATTTTaatggaaagagagagagagagaacttgGGTAgatgagaagagaggagaagaagacaaTGTTACTATTCATCACCTCCTTCTTTTggccatatcttgagctacgagCTCAGTGACGAGCCATTTGCGGCCATGCGAAGCTCTTGCCGAGTCTTTCATTTCTAACTAAATTTTGCCGGTAATATTTTGAAACTCAAGCTCCAGTTTCTAGCCATAACAATTTCGCGTTTTTACatttggtttttgagtagattttgtgattttgtttgtttaggggtgatctagcattggaatattATTGGATTTTTTCCCTAATCtcattggataaggtaaggtctcactaaacccttgtgtttagttgttttgtgaACCCTACGTTTGATGTTGGTATGttgtatgatgttagattgagttttggtgtttgttggagttggtttgagGCTTTGGATTgagcttggtggcttcgttttggtgtttggtgcatttttggaaatcggctaaggtatgatttcggttttctttatgtaatatgtaatatttctggacacttaggctagtagcCTTTAAGATAGGTTTGAATAATATGGTTGTATGATTAATTGTATAtaaattttatgtttgattgtgGTTTAGATGGAGGTTGTATGAGTTTGAATATGATGATAAGTATATATATGTTGGTAGACgatgattattgatgagtatGATGCCTTGATGAGTTATAATATTAGGTGTTGATGTTAAAGATGATTGTTGATGATGATATGGATTATTGGTTGTTGTGGTTTTTATTGAGAATGGATGATTGAGGAATTTTTTGTGTGAATTTAGGAGGAATTGAAGTTTTAAGAGGGGAGTATTGAGAGGTTTTGATAGTTAGGTGATTGATAATTGTTTGGGGAGTGTCTATAATGATTTTGGGGTTGTTTTGAGTATGTTTGAGTTAGTTGGGTTTGGAAGTTTTGGACAATCTGAGAATTGTCTCCTTTGGTAAAAAcctatttttggtgaactttgatggATTATAACTTGAGCATCTGTTTTCgaaattggttgaaatttatcttaaattaaagttcatttaaatatctttaaattggtataaagtttgatgaaaataaatttttgtagaggaagttatgaacgtttaaagtttggtgtttaaaactTATTTCTACAACTTTACAGAATTTTGCAATTCTGAGATGGCATGCGCACGTGGCCCTTTGTATGCGTACGCAAGATGGGTCAAAAGTAGGTATGTGTACGCGGACTTATGGTATCCATACGCATACACCCTATTTTGCTGAAGAAAaaatttttcttcacttttaagaATCCTCTAGCTTTCCAAAATTCCATAACTTTTCCTTAAGACTTGTGGCTAGTAATTATACTCTAAGGCTAGTGAAAATGGGAAAGTTAATTTGAATTGGTGATTTTCTTTGATATGAGTTTAGAGTCGATGACTTAGGCTTTGGAAGGTTTGTGGATGAGATTAGTGAATATGGTGTGGTAAGGTATTTCTTTGACGAGACTTTGAGATTTGGAATTATTATGTCGTATTTAAGGAACTTGAGAATCTGGAAAAGGATGATGAATCCATTGGATAAtgagagtgtgcagggcactatatccctgacgTAGCAAATTCTCTGCTACAAGAGTGTACAGTGCACTTTATCCCTGGAATTCTGAGGCTTGAAGGTTGAGAATAGATGGAGATGAAAAGATGGTGAACTTGTCAGATATGGAATGACAGTGTGTAGGGTACTGTATCCCTGGGATAAAATTATGATTGATAACATTTTCTGCCACATGAGTGTACAGGACattatatccctggcgtagtagaTTCTTCTGTCGCaggagtgtgcagggcactatatccctggcgtggcaggAAGGCGAtgtccgaaaggatgtgtcgggttggcatttatggaccaacaagtgatatcacaagccaataagacaggcattcatcatatgcatcttctgcATGCCTGCtttctttgattacttgagttatgcctatttgaataacatgcctaaatGCTAATAGTTTACTTGCTATACATGAATATTACATGTGTGTTATTTGCTTGTATATACTTGTGATTGTCTGGCGTTAAGGAGGATCGGGAGGCGATGGCGAtggggatcgcacggaggttaggttggcgaaggctgtgggatacaacggtgtgattagtattagttagaaattccctaagtttagataaccctgtttatgaCTTATGGTTTCAGTTATCTATTTTtggttaagcttgaatatc contains the following coding sequences:
- the LOC107630484 gene encoding vacuolar protein sorting-associated protein 2 homolog 1, with amino-acid sequence MSFLFGHRKTPAELLRENKRMLDKSIREIERERQGLQTQEKKLIAEIKKSAKQGQMGAVRVMAKDLVRTRHQIEKFYKLKSQLQGVSLRIQTLKSTQAMGEAMKGVTKAMGQMNRQMNLPNLQKIMMEFERQNEKMELTSEVMADAIDDALEGDEEEEETEELVNQVLDEIGIDMNQELVNAPSSAVAAPATQSKVPQAEAAVNDDSGIDSDLQARLDNLRKM